In Patescibacteria group bacterium, the following are encoded in one genomic region:
- a CDS encoding PIN domain-containing protein, with amino-acid sequence MTVPSLAVMETVTALARHDALARVSDFEAYVADFRILPLDEEFVRRFIAATRTSPLALKTSDAVMVRAAQWTSATLITLDQQMIVQSAHLVRALTPQQYLELS; translated from the coding sequence GTGACGGTCCCCTCGCTTGCCGTCATGGAAACGGTCACCGCACTCGCCCGCCACGATGCGCTGGCGCGCGTGTCTGATTTCGAAGCCTATGTTGCCGATTTCCGTATTCTCCCGCTCGATGAGGAGTTCGTACGGCGCTTCATCGCCGCAACGCGCACAAGCCCCCTCGCGCTCAAAACAAGCGACGCCGTTATGGTGCGCGCCGCCCAATGGACCAGCGCCACACTCATCACCCTTGACCAACAAATGATTGTCCAGAGTGCACACCTCGTGCGTGCCCTCACGCCGCAACAATACCTTGAACTCTCATAG
- a CDS encoding HEPN domain-containing protein: MKHQTEEAERWLKQARHEIEAAQADLEHAFFSDACYSAEQAAQKALKGYLYLKGSRMVWKHSVKELLDECATYDSQFAALIDAGRILDQYYIPTRYPDALAPPAVPFESYTETQAREAIALAQNIVTQVEQSGEADLKGNLLKN; the protein is encoded by the coding sequence ATGAAACACCAAACTGAAGAAGCAGAGCGCTGGCTCAAACAAGCGCGCCATGAAATTGAAGCCGCTCAAGCAGACCTTGAACACGCATTCTTTTCTGACGCCTGTTATTCCGCCGAGCAAGCCGCGCAAAAAGCCTTAAAAGGATACCTCTATCTCAAAGGGAGCCGCATGGTATGGAAACATTCGGTGAAAGAGCTCCTTGATGAATGCGCGACGTATGATTCGCAGTTTGCTGCGCTCATCGACGCCGGCCGAATTCTCGACCAATACTATATCCCCACCCGCTACCCCGATGCGCTCGCCCCGCCCGCCGTGCCATTTGAAAGCTATACGGAGACACAGGCACGGGAAGCGATTGCCCTCGCGCAGAACATTGTGACACAAGTGGAACAGTCCGGAGAAGCCGACCTTAAAGGCAACCTCCTTAAAAATTGA
- a CDS encoding nucleotidyltransferase domain-containing protein: MVPLSLRSLNEVLTHYQPQRAILFGSHARTDADEHSDIDLLLIKSTKKPFLERLKEFSLMLPKDFPRVDAFIYTPEEFAAMQERENPLVMRALQEGIIIYETPN; the protein is encoded by the coding sequence ATGGTTCCATTATCCCTGCGCTCGCTCAACGAAGTACTCACGCACTATCAACCGCAGCGCGCAATACTCTTTGGCTCCCACGCACGCACGGATGCAGACGAACACAGTGATATTGATCTTCTTCTCATTAAATCAACAAAAAAACCATTTTTGGAGCGCCTGAAAGAATTCAGCCTTATGCTGCCAAAAGACTTCCCGCGGGTGGACGCGTTCATCTACACCCCGGAAGAGTTTGCGGCGATGCAAGAGCGGGAAAATCCTCTCGTCATGAGAGCGCTCCAAGAGGGCATCATCATATATGAAACACCAAACTGA
- a CDS encoding pilin has translation MQSHSRSLTLAVALLAALAMPLFALMALRASGTQVSSLIFTHWLQLDAKECQFFEDLGARDARSRPQKNRAFRAAMTLSEQLLSPVITAAHAESACGADDPFCLKKAATGGGLTPGGEAPSIPTAVGRILSAMLALLGVLFFALTVWAGFKWMTAQGNQETATSAKTTLENAVIGLVLVVVAYALTTYVVNALFWTPSVSINGITPVQPSVTGPLDECSRVYGGTCKDRCEPDERSFVTDDCSLVCCVLNLQCPTYGYVCQTLDVNGRCPTGGTPTQNDFKCYDVNQACCP, from the coding sequence ATGCAATCTCATTCACGCTCTCTCACCCTCGCTGTTGCGCTCCTTGCCGCGCTTGCAATGCCGCTCTTTGCGCTTATGGCCTTGCGCGCAAGCGGCACGCAGGTATCTTCTCTTATATTTACCCACTGGCTTCAACTTGACGCGAAGGAATGCCAATTTTTCGAGGATTTAGGCGCAAGGGACGCTAGGTCGCGTCCGCAGAAAAATCGTGCATTCCGAGCGGCGATGACCCTGAGTGAACAGTTACTATCTCCGGTGATCACCGCGGCTCATGCAGAATCCGCCTGCGGCGCGGACGATCCTTTCTGCCTTAAAAAAGCAGCGACCGGCGGGGGATTAACGCCGGGAGGAGAGGCTCCATCCATCCCTACGGCCGTGGGCAGAATATTGTCCGCAATGCTTGCGCTCCTTGGGGTGCTCTTCTTCGCACTCACCGTGTGGGCGGGTTTCAAGTGGATGACGGCGCAGGGAAACCAGGAAACCGCCACGAGCGCCAAGACCACGCTCGAGAACGCCGTGATCGGCCTCGTCCTTGTCGTCGTGGCCTACGCGCTTACCACCTATGTAGTCAACGCCCTCTTCTGGACGCCTTCAGTTTCAATTAACGGCATCACGCCAGTACAGCCTTCAGTAACTGGTCCGCTTGATGAATGTAGTAGGGTATACGGTGGTACTTGTAAAGACAGATGTGAACCTGACGAAAGGTCATTCGTGACAGACGATTGCTCACTGGTTTGTTGTGTTCTAAACCTACAATGTCCGACATACGGCTACGTATGTCAAACTCTTGATGTCAATGGTCGTTGTCCAACTGGCGGGACCCCTACGCAGAATGATTTCAAATGTTATGATGTGAATCAAGCCTGCTGTCCGTAG
- a CDS encoding pilin: protein MNYRTLGKHLIAGAVTTAAVIIPTLVVAQTDRFGVFYGTGAGLGTRDVRATIAQIINIALGILGIVALVIILLGGFKWMTAGGNEEGVESGKKAIGQGVVGLIIIFVAFAITRFVFSVLEQST, encoded by the coding sequence ATGAACTATCGCACGCTCGGCAAACATCTCATCGCAGGAGCCGTTACCACCGCAGCGGTTATCATCCCCACCTTAGTAGTCGCGCAAACTGACCGCTTTGGCGTATTCTATGGCACCGGTGCAGGGCTTGGCACGCGCGATGTCCGCGCCACGATCGCGCAGATTATCAATATCGCTCTTGGCATCCTCGGCATCGTCGCGCTCGTCATCATCCTTTTGGGCGGCTTCAAGTGGATGACCGCAGGTGGCAACGAGGAAGGAGTAGAATCCGGCAAGAAAGCGATTGGTCAGGGCGTCGTCGGCCTTATCATCATCTTTGTCGCCTTTGCTATCACGAGGTTTGTCTTCTCCGTACTCGAACAATCCACTTAA
- a CDS encoding extracellular solute-binding protein → MLVLFLALAVMPLTGLGCKQGDVAALRELKQPVRIQWWGVFDDSDMFKDVFAAYTSQHPNVSIAYKKLRYEEYERALLEGWAEEQGPDIFFIHNTWTSKYEPKIAPLPATIKLPVLVNPEKGVEKSAAVYREQKTLTPQDVKERFVSAVLNDAVRNNAVVGLPLSVDTLGLFYNHELFDQAKITVPPKTWTEVKDMVKKLTIQDTTGTLLQSGINLGGSANNNRSVDILTLLMLQTGTQMIKNGSAGFHEGVWLETGELFSPGADALRFYTDFAKPTKEVYTWNSTLEEAQTLFTTGRLGMFLGYSYQLPYLRAQGPKIDTGIAPVPHLNSDGTDAGRKEVNFANYWLASVARRSPHQAVAWDLVLFATSPERVTAYLDRARKPPALRSLIAKYAEDPDLKPFVNQLFTAQTWYRGRNPGAMETAMRAMIDAVIDNSKTVSDAINFCAQQVNQTL, encoded by the coding sequence ATGCTCGTCTTGTTCCTCGCGCTGGCAGTCATGCCTCTAACCGGCCTCGGCTGCAAGCAAGGAGACGTCGCCGCGCTCAGGGAGCTCAAACAGCCCGTGCGCATCCAGTGGTGGGGTGTGTTTGACGATTCAGATATGTTCAAGGATGTGTTTGCCGCCTACACCAGCCAGCACCCCAACGTTAGCATTGCCTATAAAAAATTAAGGTATGAAGAATATGAACGCGCGCTGCTTGAAGGCTGGGCGGAAGAGCAGGGACCAGACATTTTCTTCATCCATAATACCTGGACCAGCAAATACGAGCCAAAGATCGCACCCCTGCCAGCGACCATAAAATTGCCTGTTCTTGTAAACCCTGAAAAAGGGGTGGAGAAGAGCGCGGCGGTCTATCGAGAACAAAAAACGCTTACCCCCCAGGATGTGAAAGAGCGCTTCGTGAGCGCGGTGCTCAATGATGCGGTAAGGAACAATGCGGTCGTGGGACTGCCGCTCTCGGTGGACACTTTGGGACTTTTTTACAACCATGAATTGTTTGACCAGGCGAAAATCACCGTCCCTCCGAAAACCTGGACCGAGGTGAAGGACATGGTGAAGAAGCTCACCATCCAAGACACCACCGGCACGCTTCTGCAGTCCGGCATAAACCTCGGCGGCAGCGCGAATAACAACAGAAGCGTGGATATCCTGACGCTCCTCATGCTCCAAACCGGCACGCAGATGATAAAAAATGGAAGCGCAGGCTTCCATGAGGGGGTGTGGCTTGAGACTGGCGAACTCTTCTCTCCCGGCGCCGATGCCCTGCGCTTCTACACTGATTTTGCGAAACCTACCAAGGAAGTCTATACCTGGAACAGTACGCTCGAAGAAGCGCAAACGCTTTTTACCACGGGACGTTTGGGTATGTTCCTTGGATATTCTTATCAGCTCCCCTATTTGCGTGCCCAAGGGCCAAAAATTGACACCGGCATCGCGCCAGTGCCGCACCTGAATAGCGACGGCACGGATGCGGGAAGGAAAGAAGTCAATTTTGCCAATTACTGGCTCGCAAGCGTCGCGCGGCGCTCTCCCCACCAAGCGGTCGCATGGGACCTGGTGCTCTTTGCCACGAGCCCGGAACGCGTGACCGCGTATCTTGACCGCGCGCGAAAGCCGCCCGCGCTCCGGAGCCTCATCGCAAAGTATGCGGAAGACCCGGATCTTAAACCCTTCGTGAACCAGCTCTTCACCGCCCAAACCTGGTACCGCGGCCGCAATCCGGGTGCCATGGAAACCGCGATGCGCGCGATGATTGATGCGGTGATAGATAATTCGAAAACAGTGAGCGATGCGATCAACTTCTGCGCACAGCAGGTGAATCAAACGTTATAA
- a CDS encoding UTP--glucose-1-phosphate uridylyltransferase, producing the protein MTQKKVTKLIVPIAGLGTRFLPATKALPKEMLPIVDKPVLQYIVEEAVEAGITDIIFVTNQNKRAAEDHFDTNTELELWLKKAGKKKELAEVKKISTLAHFVYLRQQGPYGNGTPVLNARHLIGDEPFAVAWGDDLFLGTTPHLAQLMRVWEKYTDPVITAYPTDRAGTNHYGIIEGAKIEPRVYQVTSITEKPGPAATRSRLASHGGYILTPDIFPILERTRPGRGGELWLVDAIMTLARRRPVYACMVQGTYYDLGSKLGWLKANVDFALARPELKPPFYSWLKKRLSHSYK; encoded by the coding sequence ATGACGCAGAAAAAAGTAACCAAACTTATCGTCCCCATTGCGGGATTGGGTACCCGGTTCTTGCCGGCGACCAAAGCGCTCCCCAAAGAGATGCTGCCCATTGTCGACAAACCGGTCCTGCAATACATCGTGGAGGAAGCGGTTGAGGCCGGCATCACTGACATTATATTCGTCACGAACCAGAATAAGCGCGCGGCCGAAGACCATTTCGACACCAATACGGAACTGGAACTGTGGCTTAAAAAAGCGGGCAAAAAGAAAGAGCTTGCAGAAGTGAAAAAAATTTCCACGCTCGCACATTTCGTGTACCTCCGCCAACAAGGGCCTTATGGCAATGGCACGCCGGTGCTCAATGCCCGTCACCTCATCGGCGATGAGCCTTTCGCGGTGGCATGGGGAGATGATTTATTTTTAGGAACCACGCCGCACCTCGCGCAATTGATGCGCGTCTGGGAAAAATACACCGACCCTGTCATCACGGCATATCCCACTGACCGCGCCGGCACGAATCACTATGGCATTATTGAAGGCGCCAAGATAGAGCCTCGGGTATACCAAGTCACCTCTATTACGGAAAAGCCGGGTCCGGCCGCGACGCGCTCGCGGCTCGCTTCCCATGGCGGCTACATCCTCACGCCCGACATCTTCCCCATCCTCGAACGCACGCGCCCGGGAAGGGGCGGCGAGCTCTGGCTCGTGGATGCGATCATGACCTTGGCACGGCGCCGTCCGGTCTATGCCTGCATGGTACAAGGAACCTACTACGATCTCGGCTCCAAACTCGGCTGGCTGAAGGCGAATGTGGATTTTGCATTAGCAAGACCTGAACTGAAACCACCGTTCTATTCATGGCTCAAGAAACGTCTCAGCCATTCATATAAATAA
- a CDS encoding nitroreductase family protein — MNTLEAIHTRRSVRHYQDKPIAEKIINQLLRAAMQAPSARNEQPWHFIVITDKTLLAEIPRIHPHAAMAPQAAAAILVCGDPELTPVPGYLIQDCCLAAHTILLAAHELRLGAVWTGIYPREERMQAMRALFKIPDRIIPLALIPLGYPANLEANETRQPENRYHEERIHFNGWQCSI; from the coding sequence ATGAACACCTTAGAAGCGATCCATACGAGAAGAAGTGTCCGGCACTATCAGGATAAACCGATTGCCGAAAAAATAATAAACCAATTGCTCCGCGCCGCCATGCAGGCGCCGTCCGCGCGCAACGAACAACCGTGGCATTTCATCGTCATCACGGACAAAACGCTCCTCGCAGAAATCCCGCGGATACACCCCCATGCCGCGATGGCGCCGCAAGCAGCCGCGGCCATCCTCGTATGCGGCGACCCTGAACTCACCCCTGTACCAGGCTACCTCATCCAAGACTGCTGCCTTGCCGCGCATACCATCCTCCTTGCCGCACATGAACTGAGATTGGGCGCGGTATGGACCGGCATTTACCCCAGAGAGGAGCGCATGCAAGCCATGCGTGCTCTCTTCAAAATACCCGATCGCATCATACCGCTCGCGCTTATCCCCCTCGGCTATCCCGCAAATCTGGAAGCAAACGAAACGCGACAGCCAGAAAATCGCTATCATGAAGAACGTATCCATTTCAACGGGTGGCAGTGCAGCATATAA
- a CDS encoding histidine phosphatase family protein, giving the protein MVTLIFAPHATTTDNENEIASGHYDVDLSALGRQQAHEMGARYKDTSFDAVYTSDLRRASHTAEIAFKGRGIPLIKDRRLRECDYGAWTRRSKGEVEAERIHRIQVPFPQGESYTQTTERMKQFLQDLLAHYDGKKVLIIGHRATHYALDHIIHRIPLAHALTAHWRWQPGWTYALHEINFSMPSHTTSNREANLT; this is encoded by the coding sequence ATGGTCACCCTTATATTTGCGCCTCACGCAACCACGACGGATAATGAAAACGAGATTGCATCCGGCCACTATGATGTTGACCTTTCAGCGCTCGGCAGGCAACAAGCGCATGAGATGGGAGCGCGCTACAAGGACACTTCATTTGATGCGGTTTACACCTCAGACTTGAGGCGCGCCTCTCATACCGCAGAAATCGCTTTCAAGGGGCGCGGTATTCCCCTCATCAAAGACCGGCGGCTGCGCGAATGCGACTATGGAGCATGGACCCGGCGTTCCAAAGGCGAAGTGGAAGCAGAGCGCATACACCGCATCCAGGTGCCGTTCCCCCAAGGTGAAAGCTATACACAAACCACGGAAAGGATGAAACAATTTCTGCAGGATCTCCTCGCGCATTATGATGGGAAAAAAGTGCTCATCATCGGGCACCGGGCAACCCATTACGCGCTTGATCATATCATTCACCGCATACCGCTCGCGCACGCGCTCACCGCACATTGGCGCTGGCAACCCGGCTGGACCTATGCATTGCATGAAATAAATTTTAGTATGCCCAGTCATACAACATCCAATAGGGAGGCTAACCTTACGTAG